The proteins below come from a single Deltaproteobacteria bacterium genomic window:
- a CDS encoding PilZ domain-containing protein: MRNERSQILLFGFGRAHDELAGRVVVLGYRTLRAAEVEDALELIGRQLQPVRVLMFATNAPFKSRAQDLRTMSERAGALGLRAIVSGAQPEPAEIAALKRDGVKYCLWKGFNDAELGFVLNAALYDETRGQHRPATRVPANVVVRVKSGAGEKAGMISNLSATGAFIETQRAGMPGGRITLSIEFVDGAIAIPASVVFANVPGNLQRPNAPLGMGVKFAPGAPEAAARIAKFVRERSRAYEL; encoded by the coding sequence GTGCGGAATGAGCGCAGCCAGATTCTGCTGTTCGGATTCGGACGGGCACACGACGAGCTCGCGGGCCGGGTCGTCGTGCTCGGCTACCGCACGCTGCGCGCGGCCGAGGTCGAGGACGCGCTCGAGCTGATCGGTCGCCAACTGCAGCCGGTGCGCGTGCTGATGTTCGCCACGAACGCTCCGTTCAAGAGCCGCGCGCAGGATCTGCGCACGATGTCGGAGCGCGCAGGCGCGCTCGGACTGCGCGCGATCGTGTCGGGCGCGCAGCCCGAGCCCGCAGAGATCGCCGCACTGAAGCGCGACGGCGTGAAGTACTGCTTGTGGAAGGGCTTCAACGACGCGGAGCTGGGCTTCGTGCTCAACGCCGCGCTGTATGACGAGACGCGCGGCCAGCACCGCCCTGCGACGCGCGTGCCCGCAAACGTGGTGGTGCGCGTGAAGTCGGGCGCCGGCGAGAAGGCCGGGATGATCTCCAACCTCTCCGCGACCGGCGCGTTCATCGAGACACAGCGCGCGGGCATGCCCGGCGGGCGCATCACGCTCTCGATCGAGTTCGTCGACGGAGCGATCGCGATTCCGGCGAGCGTCGTGTTCGCAAACGTACCGGGCAACCTACAGCGCCCGAATGCGCCGCTCGGCATGGGCGTGAAGTTCGCGCCGGGCGCACCCGAGGCCGCAGCGCGCATCGCCAAGTTCGTGCGCGAGCGAAGTCGCGCCTATGAGCTGTAG
- a CDS encoding carboxylesterase/lipase family protein: MDAVVETRSGRVRGRARRGVLAFLGVPYARAAAGRLRFLAPQLPEAWPGVRDCFEAGQGAPQRSALPTWLQGLAGNPRGTGEDCLRVHVFTPACDGAKRPVLVWIHGGGFVFGSGSAPVYDGSALAREHDVVVITLNYRLGALGFAHLDSVARGGPFASNVGLRDQLAALAWVKEHAAAFGGDPANVTVFGESAGAMSIGALLGSPLARGLFQRAICQSGAAHHVSSRDGAARMAHALLGALGLTSANAEKLCDVPLGALVDAQLRATASLPAPWGLLPWQPCQDDDVLPRMPLDAIAAGSARDISLLLGTNRDEYNLFLLGGAVRAMDEVRLRSVIARVLGSARAADADALYRELLPRALPIERWSLLQTHRVFRAPAERLASVASAHNPETYAYLFTWSPPLTPAAVGSCHAIEIPLVFGTYRQPPMRLLYATAGALSREMQRNWIAFAHGGSPDDPEWLPHTAATAPYVLGTRDERAQERWKKARAFWAEAGWGPRET, encoded by the coding sequence ATGGATGCAGTCGTCGAAACTCGAAGCGGTCGCGTGCGCGGGCGCGCGCGCCGCGGCGTGCTCGCCTTCCTCGGCGTTCCGTATGCGCGCGCGGCCGCGGGGCGGCTGCGCTTTCTCGCGCCGCAATTGCCCGAGGCGTGGCCGGGCGTGCGCGACTGCTTCGAGGCCGGCCAAGGGGCGCCCCAGCGCAGCGCGCTTCCGACGTGGCTGCAGGGGCTCGCCGGGAACCCGCGCGGCACGGGCGAGGACTGCCTGCGCGTGCACGTCTTCACGCCCGCGTGCGACGGCGCGAAGCGGCCCGTGCTGGTGTGGATCCACGGCGGCGGCTTCGTGTTCGGCTCGGGCAGCGCGCCCGTCTACGACGGCAGTGCGCTCGCGCGCGAGCACGACGTCGTGGTGATCACGCTGAACTACCGGCTCGGCGCGCTCGGCTTCGCGCACCTCGACAGCGTCGCGCGCGGCGGCCCCTTCGCCTCGAACGTGGGCCTGCGCGATCAGCTCGCCGCGCTCGCGTGGGTGAAGGAGCACGCCGCCGCTTTCGGCGGCGACCCCGCGAACGTCACGGTGTTCGGCGAGAGCGCCGGCGCGATGAGCATCGGCGCGCTGCTCGGAAGCCCCCTCGCGCGCGGGCTGTTCCAGCGCGCGATCTGTCAGAGCGGCGCTGCGCATCACGTCTCGTCGCGCGACGGCGCCGCGCGCATGGCGCACGCGCTGCTCGGCGCGCTGGGCCTAACGAGCGCGAACGCCGAGAAGCTGTGCGACGTGCCGCTCGGCGCGCTCGTCGACGCGCAGCTGCGCGCCACGGCGAGCCTGCCCGCGCCGTGGGGTCTGCTCCCGTGGCAGCCGTGCCAGGACGACGACGTCCTGCCGCGCATGCCGCTCGACGCGATCGCGGCCGGGAGCGCGCGCGACATCTCGCTGCTGCTGGGCACCAACCGCGACGAGTACAACTTGTTTCTGTTGGGCGGCGCCGTTCGCGCGATGGACGAGGTGCGACTGCGCAGCGTGATCGCGCGCGTGCTCGGCTCCGCGCGCGCCGCCGACGCCGACGCGCTCTACCGCGAGCTGCTGCCGCGCGCGCTCCCGATCGAGCGCTGGAGCCTCCTGCAGACGCACCGCGTCTTCCGCGCGCCCGCCGAGCGCCTCGCCTCGGTCGCCTCCGCGCACAACCCCGAGACGTACGCGTATCTCTTCACCTGGTCGCCGCCCCTGACGCCTGCCGCGGTCGGATCCTGTCACGCGATCGAGATCCCGCTCGTGTTCGGCACCTACCGCCAGCCGCCGATGCGCCTGCTCTACGCCACGGCCGGCGCGCTCTCGCGCGAGATGCAACGCAACTGGATCGCGTTCGCGCACGGCGGCTCGCCCGACGACCCCGAGTGGCTCCCACACACAGCCGCGACCGCACCCTACGTGTTAGGCACTCGCGACGAGCGCGCGCAGGAGCGCTGGAAGAAAGCGCGCGCGTTCTGGGCGGAGGCGGGTTGGGGGCCGCGGGAGACGTGA
- a CDS encoding nitroreductase family protein has product MDDASRAAVDLALSTTRSIRRKIDWQRPVEPEVLEAAIDVAVQAPTGANAEAWRFLVMTDPAPKLAVAELYRRALARFRTTRSEAAQKPSVNELAERLHEMPALILVCSEGVPDPDNRAMQVAFFASVLPAAWSLMVALRARGLGATWTTLLTAHEEEAAAALGIPSGVTQTVLLPVGYMQGAVLKPAARKPAREVTYWNRWGERRE; this is encoded by the coding sequence ATGGATGACGCGAGCAGAGCCGCAGTCGATCTCGCGCTCTCCACCACGCGCTCGATCCGGCGAAAGATCGACTGGCAGCGCCCGGTCGAGCCCGAAGTGCTCGAAGCCGCGATCGACGTCGCGGTGCAGGCGCCCACGGGCGCGAACGCCGAGGCGTGGCGCTTTCTCGTGATGACCGACCCCGCGCCGAAGCTCGCCGTCGCCGAGCTCTATCGCCGCGCGCTCGCGCGCTTCCGCACCACGCGCAGTGAGGCCGCGCAAAAGCCCAGCGTGAACGAGCTCGCCGAGCGCCTGCACGAGATGCCCGCGCTCATCCTCGTGTGCAGCGAGGGCGTGCCGGACCCTGACAACCGCGCCATGCAGGTCGCGTTCTTCGCGTCCGTCCTTCCCGCGGCGTGGTCGCTGATGGTCGCGCTGCGCGCCCGCGGCCTCGGCGCGACCTGGACGACGCTGCTCACGGCGCACGAAGAAGAAGCCGCCGCTGCGCTCGGCATTCCGAGCGGCGTCACGCAGACCGTGCTTTTGCCCGTCGGCTACATGCAGGGCGCGGTGCTGAAGCCGGCGGCGAGGAAGCCGGCGCGCGAGGTGACGTACTGGAATCGCTGGGGGGAGCGGCGCGAGTGA
- the serC gene encoding 3-phosphoserine/phosphohydroxythreonine transaminase, producing MPLEVLEEAKGALTNFANTGIGIAEHSHRGGPFERVIQQAEADCRALAGIPDDYAVLFLQGGASTQFFQLPANLLGAEQTADYLLTGAWSEKALKEAKLYGKTHVAATTAEGNYRRIPRAEEIRYSASPVYAHFTSNNTIFGTQWASEPPAPPAGAFLVCDASSDIFSRPLDVKRYGVIYAGAQKNLGPSGVTLVAMRRDLVERRARELPTMLRYDTHAKEGSLYNTPPTFAIYLMGLVLKWIQRQGGLAAMEKHNRRKAEVIYQALEAAGGFYECHAGEGSRSLMNITFRTPSPELDAKFVKESEAAAMSGLKGHRSVGGMRASIYNAFPLAGCEALAAFLRDFAKKNG from the coding sequence ATGCCCCTCGAGGTGCTCGAGGAGGCGAAGGGCGCGCTCACCAACTTCGCGAACACGGGCATCGGCATCGCCGAGCACAGCCACCGCGGCGGTCCCTTCGAGCGCGTGATCCAACAGGCCGAGGCCGACTGTCGCGCGCTCGCGGGCATCCCCGACGACTACGCCGTGCTCTTCCTGCAGGGCGGCGCCTCGACGCAGTTCTTCCAGCTGCCGGCGAACTTGTTAGGCGCGGAGCAGACCGCGGACTACCTCCTCACCGGCGCGTGGAGCGAGAAGGCGCTGAAAGAGGCGAAGCTCTACGGCAAGACGCACGTCGCGGCGACGACGGCCGAGGGCAACTACCGCCGCATCCCGCGCGCGGAGGAAATTCGTTACAGCGCGTCGCCCGTCTACGCGCACTTCACTTCGAACAACACGATCTTCGGCACGCAGTGGGCGAGCGAGCCGCCGGCTCCACCCGCGGGAGCGTTCCTCGTTTGCGATGCGTCGAGCGACATCTTCTCGCGCCCGCTCGACGTGAAGCGCTACGGCGTGATCTACGCCGGCGCACAGAAGAACCTCGGGCCTTCGGGCGTGACGCTCGTTGCGATGCGCCGCGATCTCGTGGAGCGCCGCGCGCGCGAGCTGCCGACGATGCTGCGTTACGACACGCACGCGAAGGAGGGCTCGCTCTACAACACGCCGCCGACCTTCGCGATCTACCTGATGGGCCTCGTGTTGAAGTGGATCCAGCGCCAGGGCGGGCTCGCGGCGATGGAGAAGCACAATCGGCGCAAGGCCGAGGTGATCTATCAGGCGCTCGAAGCCGCGGGCGGTTTCTACGAGTGCCACGCCGGCGAGGGCTCGCGCTCGCTGATGAACATCACGTTCCGCACGCCGTCGCCGGAGCTGGACGCGAAGTTCGTGAAGGAGTCGGAAGCGGCGGCGATGTCCGGGCTCAAGGGCCACCGCTCCGTCGGGGGCATGCGCGCGAGCATCTACAACGCGTTCCCGCTGGCTGGTTGCGAGGCTCTCGCTGCGTTCCTTCGAGATTTCGCGAAGAAGAACGGGTGA
- a CDS encoding Crp/Fnr family transcriptional regulator, with the protein MEDRKRVLSKLDLFAGLSDRELSEVALITRRKSLHDGDLLFHKGDEGGDLYVIVSWRLKAFATGPGGDEILFRFMGPGEVTGDLGAFAEGKRTASNMAVGDCELLMIHRRELVPLLRRMPDIAVRLVAALATRMIKLSEALEDNNFRSVNQRLAKCLLLYADRWGKPVPGGVEIDLRLSQSELGDLVGATRESVNKAIRDWRNAGALDMHERTVTIRNRAVLEKLIEVE; encoded by the coding sequence ATGGAAGATCGTAAGCGGGTGCTGTCCAAGCTCGACCTGTTCGCGGGGCTCAGCGATCGCGAGCTCTCCGAGGTCGCGCTGATCACGCGCAGGAAGTCGCTGCACGACGGCGACTTGTTATTCCACAAGGGCGACGAAGGCGGCGATCTGTACGTCATCGTCAGCTGGCGCCTGAAAGCGTTCGCGACGGGCCCCGGCGGCGACGAGATCCTCTTCCGCTTCATGGGCCCCGGCGAAGTCACCGGTGACCTCGGCGCGTTCGCGGAAGGCAAGCGCACCGCCAGCAACATGGCGGTCGGTGACTGCGAGCTGCTGATGATTCACCGCCGAGAGCTCGTGCCGCTGCTGCGCCGCATGCCGGACATCGCGGTCCGCCTCGTGGCGGCGCTCGCGACGCGCATGATCAAGCTCTCCGAGGCGCTCGAGGACAACAACTTCCGCTCCGTGAACCAGCGCCTCGCGAAGTGCCTGCTCCTCTACGCCGACCGCTGGGGCAAGCCCGTTCCGGGCGGCGTCGAGATCGACCTGCGCCTCTCCCAAAGCGAGCTCGGAGACCTCGTCGGCGCCACGCGCGAGAGCGTGAACAAGGCGATCCGCGACTGGAGGAACGCCGGCGCGCTCGACATGCACGAGCGCACGGTCACGATCCGGAATCGCGCGGTGCTGGAGAAGCTGATCGAAGTGGAGTGA
- a CDS encoding MFS transporter has product MANGWLRRPDISAFSLASYRRELGAEALLPACYALLEGGFVGVVADKVFHLGPFGIALISASQLFGNLASAGWAWLGERTRKVPLINALQFAVAALCAAIALIPATSAGGQLFIAALIATHIVRGGIVTLRSVIWTQNYDGGVRARVTARLTFLGQGVLALAALAAGEWLDRSGLSFREPYLLGALLGGAGALAFSGIAMRGEEVRSAPPLGSHRERGPRGSVFAVLREDPHYARYLVWQSILGASNMMIEPAVVVLVSRELAASTATSVALVTAIPVGLGVLLLPLWAALVDRMHVAEFRAKHSWLWGASQAATGIGALLGSLAWVAVGRIILGIARGGGTLAWNIGHNDFAKPERAGAYMGLHATLTGLRGAIAPFVGIALYAGVSASELPGGISLPALPAIGGWMMILAAALSATATLGFAALHRQIVADRNERTESNG; this is encoded by the coding sequence GTGGCGAACGGCTGGCTGCGCAGGCCCGACATCTCCGCGTTCTCGCTCGCGAGCTACCGCCGCGAGCTCGGCGCGGAGGCGCTGCTGCCCGCTTGTTATGCGCTGCTCGAAGGCGGCTTCGTCGGCGTCGTCGCGGACAAGGTCTTTCACCTCGGCCCGTTCGGCATCGCGCTGATCAGCGCGTCGCAGCTGTTCGGGAATCTCGCGAGCGCGGGCTGGGCGTGGCTCGGCGAGCGCACGCGCAAAGTGCCGCTCATCAACGCGCTCCAGTTCGCCGTGGCGGCGCTGTGCGCGGCGATCGCGCTGATTCCGGCGACGAGCGCCGGCGGGCAGCTGTTCATCGCGGCGCTGATCGCCACGCACATCGTGCGCGGCGGCATCGTCACGCTGCGCAGCGTGATTTGGACGCAGAACTACGACGGTGGCGTGCGCGCGCGCGTCACCGCACGGCTCACCTTCCTCGGGCAAGGCGTGCTCGCGCTCGCGGCGCTCGCCGCCGGCGAGTGGCTCGACCGCAGCGGGCTCTCGTTCCGCGAGCCGTACTTGTTGGGCGCGCTGCTCGGCGGCGCCGGCGCGCTCGCGTTCTCCGGCATCGCGATGCGCGGCGAGGAAGTGCGCAGCGCGCCGCCGCTCGGCTCGCATCGCGAGCGCGGCCCGCGCGGCTCCGTGTTCGCGGTGCTGCGCGAGGACCCGCACTACGCGCGCTACCTCGTGTGGCAGTCGATCCTCGGCGCTTCGAACATGATGATCGAGCCTGCGGTCGTGGTGCTCGTCTCGCGCGAGCTCGCCGCGAGCACCGCCACGAGCGTCGCGCTGGTCACCGCGATTCCCGTCGGCCTCGGGGTGTTGTTACTGCCGCTTTGGGCCGCGCTCGTGGACCGCATGCACGTCGCGGAGTTCCGTGCGAAGCACAGCTGGCTGTGGGGGGCCTCGCAGGCCGCGACGGGCATCGGCGCGCTGCTCGGCTCGCTCGCGTGGGTCGCCGTGGGTCGCATCATCCTCGGCATCGCGCGGGGCGGCGGCACGCTCGCGTGGAACATCGGCCACAACGACTTCGCGAAGCCGGAGCGCGCCGGCGCGTACATGGGCCTCCACGCCACGCTCACCGGCCTGCGCGGGGCGATCGCGCCGTTCGTCGGCATCGCGCTCTACGCGGGCGTGAGCGCGAGCGAGCTGCCTGGCGGCATCTCGCTGCCCGCGCTGCCGGCGATCGGCGGCTGGATGATGATCCTCGCCGCAGCGCTCAGCGCGACCGCGACGCTCGGTTTCGCCGCGCTGCATCGCCAGATCGTGGCCGACCGCAACGAGAGGACCGAATCGAATGGATGA
- a CDS encoding DUF3516 domain-containing protein: MDEARSGNSRLIDRVPLGASITDAGAILDRFVRWVADTGLTPYAHQEEALLELAAGRHVVLATPTGSGKSLVALGLHFKALCEGKRSFYTAPIKALVNEKFFALCETLGRENVGMMTGDASINWAAPVICCTQEVLANMALRQGERLDAPYVVVDEFHFYGDRDRGWAWQLPLITLKNSTFLLMSATLGNTAPIEERLEAFTGRKVSHVWSEDRPVPLDFAYHETPLHETVEDLLDEKRAPIYVVNFTQREAVEVASALTSAKIATREMRQRIAELTSLVRFDTPFGKEMKRIVSHGIGLHHAGLLPKYRLLVEQLAQEGLLRVISGTDTLGVGVNIPIRTVLFTKLSKYDGEKVRILSARDFKQIAGRAGRRGFDTRGSVVCQAPEHLILAKRAQKHGRREKSAPHKRRPPPGFVSWTKDTFDQLVKRQPEALSSEFRVSHGMMVSLLQRTRAETGRRGGYGALIELIARSHEGASRRRRLTRDAAVLFRALRRAGIVQIANHEARVDPNLQADFSLHQSLSLYFVDAITALDREAADYHLQVIGVAEAVIENPNAILQQQLKVVRNELMDQLKADRVPFEERIAKLDEVTLPAPEADFIYATFRVFAEHHPWVAEEGVHPKSIAREIVEHDATFDGVVRRYGLQRSEGVLLRYLSQVHATLDQSVPDAAKTEALEDAIAYLREIVRGTDSSLLAAWEGLGTPTAASAPAAPAPASAAAPGRERRRPRRDLAHDAKALRARVHAELRAFVRALAEGDYDEAAKHIRQDEADPWDGVRLAAELRPYLEAHGELRFDPAAGRGHHTSVKQFAPRLYRAQHTLLGEHGVAQGWIDGEVDLREGAIPEGPLVRVVAIQP, encoded by the coding sequence GTGGATGAAGCTCGCAGCGGGAATTCGCGCCTGATCGATCGCGTGCCGCTCGGCGCATCGATCACGGACGCGGGCGCGATCCTCGATCGCTTCGTGCGCTGGGTCGCGGACACGGGCCTAACACCTTATGCGCACCAGGAGGAGGCGCTGCTCGAGCTCGCGGCGGGTCGGCACGTGGTGCTCGCGACGCCGACGGGGTCGGGGAAGTCGCTCGTCGCGCTCGGCCTTCACTTCAAGGCGCTGTGCGAGGGCAAGCGCTCGTTCTACACCGCGCCGATCAAGGCGCTCGTGAACGAGAAGTTCTTCGCGCTGTGCGAGACGCTCGGGCGCGAGAACGTGGGGATGATGACGGGCGACGCGTCGATCAACTGGGCGGCGCCGGTGATCTGCTGCACGCAGGAAGTGCTCGCGAACATGGCGCTGCGGCAGGGCGAGCGGCTCGACGCGCCCTACGTCGTGGTGGACGAGTTCCACTTCTACGGCGACCGCGACCGCGGTTGGGCGTGGCAACTGCCCCTAATCACTCTGAAGAACAGCACGTTCCTCTTGATGTCGGCGACGCTCGGCAACACCGCGCCGATCGAGGAGCGGCTCGAGGCGTTCACCGGCCGCAAGGTCTCGCACGTGTGGAGCGAGGACCGGCCCGTGCCGCTCGACTTCGCTTATCACGAGACTCCGCTGCACGAGACGGTGGAGGACCTGCTCGACGAGAAGCGCGCGCCGATCTACGTCGTGAACTTCACGCAACGCGAAGCGGTGGAGGTCGCCTCGGCGCTCACCAGCGCGAAGATCGCGACGCGCGAGATGCGACAGCGCATCGCGGAGCTGACGAGCCTCGTGCGCTTCGACACGCCGTTCGGGAAGGAGATGAAGCGCATCGTCTCGCACGGCATCGGGCTGCACCATGCGGGCCTCCTGCCGAAGTACAGGCTGCTCGTGGAGCAGCTCGCGCAGGAGGGGTTGTTACGGGTGATCTCGGGGACCGATACGCTCGGCGTGGGCGTGAACATCCCCATCCGCACCGTGCTGTTCACGAAGCTCAGCAAGTACGACGGCGAGAAGGTGCGCATCCTCAGCGCGCGCGACTTCAAGCAGATCGCGGGGCGCGCGGGCCGGCGCGGCTTCGATACTCGGGGCAGCGTGGTGTGCCAGGCGCCGGAGCACTTGATCCTCGCGAAGCGCGCACAAAAGCACGGCAGGCGCGAGAAGTCGGCGCCGCACAAGCGCCGGCCCCCGCCGGGCTTCGTGAGCTGGACGAAGGACACGTTCGATCAGCTCGTGAAGCGGCAGCCGGAAGCGCTGAGCTCGGAGTTCCGCGTCTCGCACGGCATGATGGTCTCGCTGCTGCAGCGCACGCGCGCCGAGACCGGGAGGCGCGGCGGCTACGGCGCACTGATCGAGCTGATCGCGCGCTCGCACGAGGGCGCGTCGCGCCGGCGCCGCCTCACCCGCGATGCCGCGGTGCTGTTCCGCGCGCTGCGCCGTGCCGGCATCGTGCAGATCGCGAATCACGAAGCGCGCGTCGATCCGAACCTGCAGGCCGACTTCTCGCTGCACCAGTCGCTCTCGCTCTACTTCGTCGATGCGATCACGGCGCTCGATCGCGAGGCCGCGGATTACCACCTGCAGGTGATCGGCGTCGCCGAGGCGGTGATCGAGAACCCGAACGCGATCCTCCAGCAGCAGCTCAAGGTGGTGAGGAACGAGCTGATGGATCAGCTCAAGGCGGACCGCGTTCCGTTCGAGGAGCGCATCGCGAAGCTCGACGAGGTGACGCTGCCAGCGCCCGAGGCCGACTTCATCTACGCCACGTTCCGCGTGTTCGCGGAGCATCACCCGTGGGTCGCAGAGGAGGGCGTGCACCCGAAGTCGATCGCGCGCGAGATCGTGGAGCACGACGCGACGTTCGACGGGGTCGTCAGGCGCTACGGGCTCCAGCGCAGCGAGGGCGTCTTGCTGCGCTACCTCTCGCAAGTGCACGCGACGCTCGATCAGTCCGTGCCGGACGCCGCCAAGACCGAGGCGCTCGAAGACGCGATCGCGTATCTGCGCGAGATCGTGCGCGGCACCGACTCGAGCCTGCTCGCCGCGTGGGAGGGCCTCGGAACGCCGACGGCGGCGAGCGCGCCAGCGGCGCCCGCGCCTGCCAGCGCGGCCGCGCCCGGGCGCGAGCGCAGGAGGCCGCGGCGCGATCTCGCGCACGATGCCAAGGCGCTGCGCGCGCGGGTGCACGCCGAGCTGCGCGCGTTCGTACGCGCGCTCGCGGAGGGCGATTACGACGAGGCGGCGAAGCACATCCGCCAGGACGAGGCGGACCCTTGGGACGGAGTCCGCCTCGCTGCGGAGCTGCGCCCATACCTCGAGGCGCACGGCGAGCTGCGCTTCGACCCGGCGGCCGGACGCGGCCATCACACGAGCGTGAAGCAGTTCGCGCCCCGCCTGTATCGCGCCCAGCACACCCTGCTCGGCGAGCACGGGGTGGCGCAGGGCTGGATCGATGGGGAGGTCGACCTGCGCGAGGGCGCCATTCCCGAGGGGCCGTTGGTTCGCGTCGTCGCGATTCAGCCCTGA